Proteins co-encoded in one Candidatus Dormiibacterota bacterium genomic window:
- a CDS encoding rhodanese-like domain-containing protein: protein MNADRVNAAIKAGAVILDLRPPHIFATGHLPGAINLQFNRADLADRATMALPATLECIIHAEPEPVARVAATILDEAGFSVSGYLEGGLQAWRTEGLTVETMPVIDVTTLRDNLDRYCVLDAREPFEYRHGHVPGAASLPWAESWRRYGEMSPKAPLAVYCGTQVRSSLTASVLRRHGRDATVVVGGMSDWLERGYAVDAHP from the coding sequence ATGAACGCCGACCGGGTGAACGCGGCCATCAAAGCGGGCGCGGTCATCCTCGACTTGCGGCCGCCACATATCTTTGCAACCGGTCACCTTCCTGGCGCCATCAACCTCCAGTTCAATCGCGCCGACCTCGCCGATCGCGCCACGATGGCCTTGCCGGCGACTTTGGAGTGCATCATTCACGCGGAGCCCGAACCCGTCGCCCGAGTGGCCGCGACGATCCTGGATGAGGCCGGCTTCTCCGTCTCAGGCTACCTCGAGGGTGGCCTCCAAGCCTGGCGCACGGAAGGGCTTACCGTCGAGACGATGCCAGTCATCGACGTGACCACGCTACGCGATAACCTCGACCGCTATTGTGTGCTCGATGCCCGCGAGCCGTTTGAGTACCGGCACGGCCACGTCCCCGGAGCAGCTTCGCTGCCCTGGGCTGAGTCCTGGCGGAGGTATGGCGAGATGTCGCCCAAAGCCCCGCTCGCCGTGTACTGCGGCACCCAGGTGCGGAGCTCCTTGACCGCCTCCGTGCTGCGCCGCCACGGCCGTGACGCCACGGTGGTCGTTGGCGGCATGTCCGACTGGCTCGAGCGCGGATACGCGGTAGACGCACATCCATGA
- a CDS encoding sulfite oxidase, which produces MSPTSVLEELIRSQDPLNAETSIQSLTGVAMPTEAFYARNHFQMPVLDPTTWRLHVGGLVQHPTVIRLRDLLAMPSHTEVVTLECAGNGRSFLNPKVDGEQWRLGAVSTAEWTGVQLVEVLERAGIKSAGSEIVFRGADAGAVKGRVGTTCFERSLNLDEARNSGAILAYAMNGEALPPRHGYPLRLIVPLWYGVASVKWLTEIDVIDRPFDGFFQTERYVYEWERDGRLIKEPVTLQRVRALITQPRPDQPIEPGDCAIRGLAWSGAAPIARVDVSVGGGAWQEARLLGEGTHNSWQRWELATQLRQPGPNTVRARATDLAGRTQPEVPEWNRLGYGSNAIQVVPIRVL; this is translated from the coding sequence ATGAGCCCCACCAGCGTTCTCGAAGAGCTGATCAGGTCACAGGACCCGCTCAATGCCGAGACATCCATTCAGTCGCTGACCGGTGTCGCGATGCCGACCGAGGCCTTCTACGCGCGCAACCATTTTCAAATGCCAGTCCTGGATCCCACCACATGGCGTTTACACGTCGGCGGTCTGGTCCAGCATCCCACCGTGATACGCCTGCGCGATCTCCTCGCCATGCCCTCCCACACCGAGGTCGTCACCCTGGAGTGTGCCGGCAACGGCCGCTCTTTTCTCAATCCCAAAGTTGACGGCGAGCAGTGGCGGCTGGGGGCCGTCAGCACGGCGGAGTGGACTGGTGTTCAGCTGGTTGAAGTCCTCGAGCGCGCCGGCATCAAATCCGCAGGCAGCGAAATCGTGTTTCGCGGCGCCGACGCGGGCGCCGTCAAGGGCCGAGTAGGGACGACGTGCTTCGAGCGCAGCCTGAACCTTGACGAGGCCCGCAATTCAGGAGCGATCCTTGCTTACGCCATGAACGGCGAGGCTCTCCCGCCGCGGCACGGTTACCCACTGCGCCTCATCGTCCCCCTCTGGTATGGCGTGGCCTCAGTCAAATGGCTGACCGAGATCGATGTCATCGACCGGCCCTTCGATGGGTTCTTCCAGACGGAGAGGTACGTTTATGAGTGGGAGCGGGACGGCCGGTTGATCAAAGAACCGGTCACCCTCCAGCGCGTGCGCGCCTTGATCACCCAGCCTCGGCCGGACCAGCCTATCGAGCCGGGCGACTGTGCTATCCGCGGCCTGGCCTGGTCCGGAGCGGCGCCGATCGCCCGCGTCGACGTGAGCGTTGGCGGCGGTGCCTGGCAGGAAGCCCGTTTACTCGGCGAGGGAACGCATAACTCCTGGCAGCGTTGGGAGTTGGCGACCCAACTCCGTCAACCCGGGCCGAACACTGTTCGCGCCCGCGCCACCGACCTTGCCGGCCGGACTCAGCCCGAGGTGCCCGAGTGGAACCGTCTCGGCTACGGCTCGAACGCCATTCAGGTTGTCCCTATCCGGGTGCTTTAG
- a CDS encoding DUF2255 family protein, with amino-acid sequence MTHWTSDQLDKVGRAEELQIASVRRDGTLGKPVTVWVIRHGDDLYLRSVKGPSAHWFRGTQERHEGRIRAGGVQQDVTFVDADHDIEADVDAAYRAKYRRYAGSILNSVLTPAARSTTIKLVPRPARS; translated from the coding sequence ATGACACATTGGACGAGTGATCAGCTCGACAAGGTCGGAAGAGCCGAAGAATTGCAGATCGCGTCGGTCCGGCGCGACGGCACGCTGGGAAAGCCGGTGACCGTGTGGGTGATTCGCCACGGCGACGACCTGTACCTTCGATCCGTCAAAGGGCCCAGTGCCCATTGGTTCCGTGGTACCCAGGAGAGGCACGAGGGCCGGATACGGGCCGGTGGTGTTCAGCAAGACGTCACCTTCGTCGACGCCGACCACGACATCGAGGCCGACGTCGATGCTGCCTACCGGGCCAAATACCGTCGATACGCCGGAAGCATCCTTAATAGTGTGCTGACTCCTGCGGCGCGATCGACGACGATCAAACTCGTGCCGCGCCCCGCCCGCTCTTAG